In Topomyia yanbarensis strain Yona2022 chromosome 2, ASM3024719v1, whole genome shotgun sequence, one DNA window encodes the following:
- the LOC131683862 gene encoding uncharacterized protein LOC131683862 — protein MQEIWRTGTNWDEPISEQLYDLWSRWIELYETIDEVQVPRCFFENSTTPEVDEIEIHVFTDASVAACACVVYLRMANSGGSWCSLVAAKTKVAPLRALSIPRLELQAAMMGARLLHNVCSALTLNIHKRYLWTDSSTVLAWLRSDSRRYHQFVSFRVGEILSLTSVDEWYHVPSKLNVADDATKWNSGPSFDPNSRWFQGGFLRNAKDQWPKQSNKVDEVDASIEEIQMVAVHLTSEEIVDIERFSNWNRLVRTMAYVHRAIRSWKQIGNSKHRRQNPDQEDFVKAEETLWRQAQSQAYSEEIHQLKIDGSVDKRSSLRSLLPFSDEHGVMRVRGRIGNAPHIPYAAKYPVVLPREHRITFLLVNYYHQRFLHANGETVYNELRQKFYIPKLRMLIRKVGRSCQYCKVQKAVPVPPQMAPLPKERLTPFVRPFTYVGVDYMGPFEVKVGRSLVKRWICLFTCLTVRAVHLELAHSLSTSSCVMAFRRFVARRGAPLEVFSDNGTNFVGANRQLSEEKQKLEEIVVDCANTFTNAHTQWHFNVPAAPHMGGPWERMVKSVKVAMKAVSDSPRHPSDEVLETIMLEAEGIVNSRPLTYVPLEAADQEALTPNHFLLHGSNGIKQPASEPAITGNVLRDSWKLAQHIGNEFWRRWIREYLPMLTRRVKWFDTVKPLEPGDLVVIVDEHARNRWERGRILETFPDKSGQVRRATVQTNRGVFERPAVKLAVLDVVSCNQKSDEAAAGPVMVHGSGDVADTPCYGASLVNHMSYPSLT, from the coding sequence ATGCAAGAGATTTGGAGAACGGGAACAAATTGGGACGAGCCCATATCAGAGCAACTGTATGATCTGTGGAGTAGGTGGATCGAGCTGTACGAGACGATTGATGAAGTGCAAGTACCGCGTTGCTTCTTCGAGAATTCTACAACGCCAGAGGTGGACGAAATCGAGATTCACGTGTTCACGGATGCTAGCGTAGCGGCATGCGCGTGTGTAGTGTATCTGAGGATGGCAAACAGCGGCGGTAGTTGGTGTTCGCTAGTAGCAGCAAAAACTAAAGTCGCACCACTTCGTGCGCTCTCCATCCCGCGCTTGGAGCTACAAGCTGCTATGATGGGAGCACGATTGCTGCACAACGTTTGTTCGGCACTCACTCTCAACATACATAAACGCTACCTGTGGACGGACTCCAGTACAGTTCTGGCGTGGCTTCGCTCGGACAGTCGCCGATATCACCAGTTCGTCTCATTCCGAGTCGGCGAAATTCTTTCACTCACCAGCGTAGATGAGTGGTACCACGTACCTTCGAAGCTCAACGTAGCGGATGATGCCACCAAGTGGAATTCAGGACCATCGTTTGATCCGAATAGTCGCTGGTTTCAAGGCGGGTTCCTACGAAATGCGAAAGACCAGTGGCCAAAGCAATCAAACAAGGTAGATGAAGTAGATGCGTCAATCGAAGAAATACAAATGGTAGCTGTACATCTGACGTCGGAGGAGATCGTAGACATCGAACGCTTTTCAAATTGGAATCGTTTAGTTCGAACGATGGCCTACGTTCATCGGGCGATAAGAAGCTGGAAGCAGATTGGGAATAGTAAACACCGAAGACAAAATCCAGATCAAGAGGATTTCGTAAAGGCAGAAGAAACCCTTTGGCGTCAGGCTCAATCGCAGGCATACAGTGAAGAGATTCATCAACTAAAAATCGATGGCAGCGTTGACAAACGGAGTTCACTGCGTTCGCTGCTCCCTTTTTCCGACGAGCACGGAGTCATGCGGGTACGAGGTCGGATTGGAAACGCGCCGCATATTCCGTACGCGGCAAAGTATCCCGTAGTATTGCCGAGGGAACATCGCATAACTTTTCTTCTGGTGAATTACTACCACCAACGGTTCCTTCACGCCAACGGAGAAACTGTGTACAACGAACTACGCCAGAAGTTTTACATTCCGAAGCTTCGAATGCTAATACGTAAAGTTGGCAGGAGTTGTCAGTACTGTAAGGTACAGAAAGCTGTTCCAGTGCCGCCGCAGATGGCGCCACTTCCGAAGGAACGCCTAACCCCATTCGTCCGGCCGTTCACGTACGTTGGCGTCGACTACATGGGGCCCTTCGAAGTCAAAGTCGGCCGCAGTCTGGTGAAAAGATGGATCTGCTTGTTTACCTGTCTTACGGTACGGGCGGTTCATCTGGAGCTAGCACACAGTCTTTCAACATCGTCCTGCGTGATGGCCTTTAGGAGATTCGTGGCCCGACGGGGTGCGCCGCTGGAGGTTTTCTCCGATAATGGCACTAACTTTGTCGGAGCCAATCGCCAGCTGTCGGAAGAAAAACAGAAACTTGAAGAGATCGTCGTAGACTGCGCCAACACATTCACCAACGCACACACTCAGTGGCACTTCAACGTTCCTGCAGCCCCGCACATGGGGGGACCCTGGGAGCGCATGGTCAAGTCAGTGAAAGTCGCAATGAAAGCTGTTTCTGACAGTCCCCGTCATCCTAGCGACGAAGTATTAGAAACGATCATGCTGGAGGCCGAAGGTATTGTGAATTCGCGACCGTTAACCTATGTTCCCCTGGAAGCTGCAGATCAGGAGGCACTCACACCAAACCACTTCCTGTTACATGGGTCGAACGGAATCAAGCAACCAGCAAGCGAACCTGCGATCACAGGAAACGTTCTTCGGGACAGCTGGAAGCTGGCCCAGCACATTGGAAACGAATTCTGGCGAAGGTGGATCCGGGAATATCTCCCAATGTTGACACGGCGGGTGAAATGGTTCGATACCGTGAAGCCCCTGGAACCTGGCGATCTAGTCGTCATAGTCGACGAACATGCGAGGAACCGCTGGGAACGAGGACGCATCCTGGAAACCTTCCCGGATAAGTCCGGACAGGTGAGACGCGCAACAGTACAGACTAATAGAGGTGTGTTCGAGAGACCTGCTGTAAAGCTCGCTGTTCTGGACGTCGTAAGCTGTAACCAGAAGTCGGATGAAGCCGCTGCGGGACCGGTAATGGTTCACGGGTCGGGGGATGTCGCCGATACCCCTTGTTATGGCGCGTCACTGGTGAACCATATGTCCTATCCCTCGCTAACCTAA